From Polaribacter butkevichii, a single genomic window includes:
- the gpmI gene encoding 2,3-bisphosphoglycerate-independent phosphoglycerate mutase translates to MNKKVILMILDGWGITQAPKVSAIYNAKTPFINGLYEKYPNAQLRTDGEHVGLPEGQMGNSEVGHMNLGAGRIVYQNLARINKAVREKTLGKEKVLLDTFKYAKDNKKDVHLLGLLSNGGIHAHIDHLKGLLDVAKENEIGNVYLHAFTDGRDCDPKSGTYFINDIQEYMKESTGELASVTGRYYAMDRDNRWERVKEAYDGLVNGVGTKTTDAIAVMNKNYEDGITDEFHKSIIVTNEDGSPKSQIKEGDVVLFFNYRTDRGRELTNALSQNDFPDHGMKKLDLYYTTITLYDESFKGINVIYNTDNIKNTLGEVLSKAGKKQIRIAETEKYPHVTFFFSGGQEEPFEGESRILRNSPKVATYDLKPEMSAYELKDALCEDLKKGEADFVCLNFANGDMVGHTGIMEAAIKACEAVDICAKEVIETGLDNGYSILLIADHGNCETMMNPDGSPHTAHTTNPVPFILIDKEIKSVNSGVLGDIAPTILDLMGLEQPKEMTQHSLL, encoded by the coding sequence ATGAACAAGAAAGTTATCCTTATGATTTTGGATGGTTGGGGAATTACACAAGCCCCTAAAGTATCTGCTATTTACAATGCAAAAACACCTTTTATTAACGGTTTATATGAGAAGTACCCAAATGCTCAATTAAGGACAGATGGAGAACATGTTGGTTTGCCAGAAGGACAAATGGGAAATTCTGAAGTTGGTCACATGAATTTAGGTGCTGGTAGAATTGTTTATCAAAACTTAGCTCGTATTAACAAAGCGGTAAGAGAAAAAACCTTAGGTAAAGAAAAAGTATTACTAGATACTTTTAAATATGCCAAAGACAATAAAAAGGATGTTCATTTATTAGGATTACTTTCTAATGGAGGAATACATGCACACATAGATCACCTAAAAGGATTGTTAGATGTTGCTAAAGAAAATGAAATAGGCAATGTGTACTTACACGCCTTTACAGATGGTAGAGATTGTGACCCAAAATCTGGAACTTATTTTATTAACGACATTCAAGAATACATGAAAGAAAGTACAGGAGAATTAGCTTCTGTAACCGGACGTTATTACGCTATGGATAGAGATAATAGATGGGAACGTGTAAAAGAAGCCTATGATGGTCTTGTAAATGGTGTTGGTACTAAAACTACAGATGCTATTGCAGTGATGAACAAAAATTATGAAGACGGAATTACAGATGAATTTCATAAATCTATCATTGTAACTAATGAAGATGGTTCTCCTAAATCACAAATTAAAGAAGGTGATGTAGTATTATTCTTTAACTACAGAACAGATAGAGGAAGAGAGTTAACAAATGCTTTATCTCAGAATGATTTTCCTGACCATGGAATGAAAAAATTAGATCTTTATTACACAACCATCACGCTATATGATGAAAGTTTTAAAGGAATAAACGTTATTTATAACACAGATAATATTAAAAATACTTTAGGTGAAGTTTTATCTAAAGCAGGTAAAAAGCAAATTAGAATTGCAGAAACAGAAAAATATCCTCACGTAACATTTTTCTTTTCTGGAGGGCAAGAAGAACCTTTTGAAGGGGAATCTAGAATCTTAAGAAACTCACCAAAAGTAGCAACTTATGATTTAAAACCAGAAATGTCTGCGTACGAATTAAAAGATGCCTTATGTGAAGATTTAAAGAAAGGTGAAGCTGATTTTGTTTGTTTAAATTTTGCAAACGGAGATATGGTTGGTCATACAGGTATTATGGAAGCTGCTATAAAAGCTTGTGAAGCTGTAGATATTTGTGCCAAAGAAGTAATAGAAACTGGTTTAGATAACGGCTACTCTATTTTATTAATTGCAGATCATGGTAACTGTGAAACAATGATGAATCCTGATGGTTCTCCTCATACTGCTCACACAACAAACCCTGTTCCTTTTATTTTAATTGATAAAGAAATAAAATCGGTAAACAGTGGTGTTTTAGGTGATATCGCACCAACAATCTTAGATTTAATGGGATTAGAACAACCTAAAGAAATGACACAACATTCATTATTATAA
- a CDS encoding thioredoxin family protein, producing MKKLFLLACFVVLASCNVQQKATEAQKATAVKNQRGDLIGLTNKASFQQTPYKTWFDQKFDTYTPDAQTIASLKKELKGVTIKGFMGTWCGDSKRETPRFFKILEQADFDLNNFELITVNRSKKTPDNLQEGFNIKRVPTFIFYKKGKEIGRYVEYARESLEKDMLKIVSGDLYKHSYDH from the coding sequence ATGAAAAAACTCTTTTTATTAGCTTGCTTTGTTGTACTTGCATCTTGCAACGTACAACAAAAAGCAACTGAAGCACAAAAAGCAACTGCAGTAAAAAACCAAAGAGGAGATTTAATTGGATTGACAAATAAAGCCTCTTTTCAACAAACTCCTTACAAAACTTGGTTTGATCAAAAGTTTGATACTTATACTCCAGATGCCCAAACTATTGCTTCTCTTAAAAAAGAATTAAAAGGAGTTACAATTAAAGGTTTTATGGGTACTTGGTGTGGAGACAGCAAAAGAGAAACTCCGCGTTTTTTTAAAATCTTAGAACAAGCAGATTTTGATTTAAATAATTTTGAACTAATTACCGTAAACAGAAGTAAAAAAACACCAGATAATTTACAAGAAGGTTTCAATATAAAAAGAGTACCAACTTTTATCTTTTATAAAAAAGGAAAAGAAATTGGTAGATATGTTGAGTATGCTCGTGAATCTTTAGAAAAAGACATGCTAAAAATTGTTTCAGGTGATCTATATAAACATTCTTACGACCATTAA
- a CDS encoding BT0820 family HAD-type phosphatase: MLPENPLIIAVDFDGTIVEDAYPKIGKELIFAFHTLKKLQSQGHRLILWTYRHGKRLDEAVAFCKENNLEFYAVNKNFPEEVFDEKHSRKIHADLFIDDRNVGGFLGWTAIYKSIFNYEPPKKKKKGFFSFFK, from the coding sequence ATGCTGCCAGAAAACCCTTTAATTATAGCCGTAGATTTTGACGGCACCATTGTAGAAGATGCATACCCAAAAATAGGCAAAGAGTTAATCTTTGCCTTTCATACGTTAAAAAAACTACAATCTCAAGGCCATCGATTAATTCTTTGGACTTACAGACATGGAAAAAGACTCGATGAAGCTGTTGCTTTTTGTAAAGAAAACAATCTTGAATTCTATGCCGTAAATAAGAATTTTCCAGAAGAAGTTTTTGATGAAAAACACAGTCGTAAAATTCATGCCGACTTATTTATAGATGATAGAAATGTTGGCGGTTTTTTAGGATGGACAGCCATCTATAAATCTATCTTTAATTACGAACCACCTAAAAAAAAGAAGAAAGGGTTTTTCTCTTTTTTCAAATAG
- the map gene encoding type I methionyl aminopeptidase: MIKIKTREEIELMRESALIVSRTLGMLAKEVKPGVSTLYLDKLAEDFIRSEGAVPGFLGLYDFPNSLCMSPNSQVVHGIPNKTPLVEGDIISIDCGAYKNGFHGDHAYTFAVGEIAEETKKLLEVTRASLYVGIREFKAGNRVGDVGYAIQKFTEDHGYGVVRELVGHGLGREMHEDPEMPNYGKRGRGKKFVEGMVVAIEPMTNMGTQKIRQHADGWTITTLDNKPSAHFEHDVAIVNGKPELLSTFKYVHDALGIVTDEEDEFRQ; this comes from the coding sequence ATGATTAAGATAAAAACAAGAGAAGAAATAGAACTTATGCGCGAAAGTGCTTTAATAGTTTCTAGAACATTAGGTATGCTTGCTAAAGAAGTAAAACCTGGGGTTTCCACTTTGTATTTAGACAAACTTGCCGAAGACTTTATTAGATCTGAAGGTGCTGTACCAGGTTTTTTGGGATTATATGATTTTCCAAACTCACTTTGTATGAGCCCTAATTCTCAAGTTGTACACGGTATACCAAATAAAACGCCACTAGTAGAAGGTGATATTATTTCTATAGATTGTGGAGCTTATAAAAATGGTTTTCATGGAGACCATGCCTACACATTTGCCGTTGGAGAAATTGCCGAAGAAACTAAAAAACTTTTAGAGGTAACAAGAGCTAGTTTATATGTTGGTATTCGCGAATTTAAAGCAGGTAATAGAGTTGGTGATGTAGGATATGCAATTCAGAAATTTACTGAAGATCATGGTTACGGAGTTGTAAGAGAATTGGTTGGTCATGGTTTAGGAAGAGAAATGCATGAAGATCCAGAAATGCCAAACTACGGAAAAAGAGGAAGAGGAAAGAAATTTGTTGAAGGAATGGTTGTTGCCATAGAACCAATGACAAATATGGGGACTCAAAAAATTAGACAACATGCTGATGGTTGGACCATTACTACTTTAGATAACAAACCTTCTGCTCATTTTGAACACGATGTTGCCATTGTTAATGGCAAACCTGAATTGTTATCAACCTTTAAATACGTACATGACGCTTTAGGTATTGTTACTGATGAGGAGGATGAATTCAGACAGTAA
- a CDS encoding GxxExxY protein, translating to MKSELLHKQESYNIIGSCMEVHKELGKGFSEIIYGDALEIEFKRRDILYQREVKFQILYKGEKMSHYYFADFVIDNKIILEIKAIECLTNSHIKQTLNYLAASKIKLGLLVNFGEDSLTYKRVIL from the coding sequence TTGAAATCAGAACTACTACATAAACAAGAATCATATAATATTATTGGTTCTTGTATGGAAGTTCATAAAGAATTGGGGAAAGGTTTTAGTGAAATTATTTATGGTGATGCTTTAGAAATTGAATTTAAAAGACGAGATATTTTATATCAAAGGGAAGTGAAATTTCAAATATTATATAAAGGAGAAAAAATGTCTCATTATTATTTTGCTGATTTTGTTATTGATAATAAAATAATACTTGAAATTAAAGCTATTGAATGTTTAACAAACAGCCATATAAAACAAACCCTAAATTATTTAGCTGCATCAAAAATAAAACTTGGCTTATTAGTTAATTTTGGTGAAGATAGTTTAACCTATAAAAGAGTAATTTTATAA
- a CDS encoding class I SAM-dependent methyltransferase, producing the protein MSIFKSILNTIPRPWLIKASYLVRPIIAFSLKGDKFTDPIDGKSFRKFLPYGYGKQRENALSPSTLSLERHRLMWLFLRDETSFFTSKEKLKTLHIAPEQCFLDIFRKQKNLAYTTSDLESPIADVKADICDLPFDDNSFDVIFCNHVLEHITDDTKAMQELFRVMKKGGFGIFQIPQDLSREKTFEDNSITDKKERAKIFGQYDHVRVYGRDYFDKLRSIGFSVDEIDYTKKIAPEKLERFCLMQHEILPVCYKN; encoded by the coding sequence GTGTCTATTTTTAAATCCATTCTTAACACCATCCCAAGACCTTGGTTAATAAAAGCTAGTTACCTAGTAAGGCCAATCATTGCTTTTTCTTTAAAAGGCGATAAATTTACAGATCCAATAGATGGTAAAAGTTTTCGTAAATTTTTACCATACGGATATGGCAAACAGCGAGAAAATGCACTTTCTCCTTCTACCCTATCTTTAGAAAGACATCGTTTAATGTGGTTATTTTTAAGAGATGAAACTTCTTTTTTTACATCCAAAGAAAAACTAAAGACTTTACATATTGCACCTGAGCAGTGTTTTTTAGACATTTTTAGAAAACAAAAAAACTTAGCATACACAACATCAGATTTAGAGTCACCAATTGCAGATGTTAAAGCAGATATTTGCGACTTGCCTTTTGATGACAACTCTTTTGATGTTATTTTCTGTAACCACGTATTAGAACACATTACAGACGACACAAAAGCAATGCAAGAGCTGTTTAGAGTAATGAAAAAAGGCGGATTTGGTATTTTTCAAATTCCGCAAGACTTATCAAGAGAAAAAACATTTGAAGACAATTCTATAACAGATAAAAAAGAACGTGCCAAAATATTTGGACAATATGATCACGTTAGAGTTTACGGTAGGGATTATTTTGATAAATTACGTTCTATAGGTTTTAGCGTTGATGAAATTGATTACACAAAAAAAATCGCTCCAGAAAAACTAGAACGATTTTGTTTAATGCAACATGAAATTCTTCCGGTATGTTATAAGAATTAA
- a CDS encoding FAD:protein FMN transferase, producing MILKNKIIFITFLLVVLSCSKKNAPKDFTLKGYVFGTSYNIIILDAPKNYQKSIDSLFFLMNKSLSTYIPNSNISKINKGDSTVVVDDLFLEVFKKSKRIYKETDGYFDPTVGNLVNAWGFGPKREKINLTEAQVKQEMQYVGLDKVSIVDGKVKKQDVKIYLDFNSIAKGFGIDVVARFLDRKNIANYLIEIGGEIRAKGVKKENHPWVIKLVDPIKKDSIKGFRNINLSNKSMATSGNYRKFRVTKDGQKYVHTVNPKTGYAIESNLLSASVIANLDCADTDAYATAFMAMGLNNAKVFLENHKNIDAILLFIDKNGKLKEYKTNAYK from the coding sequence ATGATACTTAAAAATAAAATTATTTTTATCACATTTCTATTGGTTGTTCTTTCTTGTTCTAAGAAAAATGCACCAAAAGATTTTACTTTAAAAGGATATGTTTTTGGAACATCCTATAATATAATCATTTTAGACGCACCTAAGAACTATCAAAAATCTATTGATAGCTTGTTTTTTTTAATGAACAAGTCTTTGTCTACCTATATACCTAATTCAAATATTTCTAAAATTAATAAAGGAGATTCTACCGTAGTTGTAGACGATTTATTTTTAGAAGTTTTTAAAAAATCGAAAAGAATTTATAAAGAAACCGATGGATATTTCGATCCAACGGTTGGTAACCTTGTAAATGCTTGGGGATTTGGTCCTAAAAGAGAAAAAATAAATTTAACGGAAGCGCAGGTAAAACAAGAAATGCAATATGTTGGTTTAGATAAAGTATCAATTGTTGATGGTAAAGTAAAGAAACAAGATGTTAAAATTTATTTAGATTTTAATTCTATTGCTAAAGGATTTGGAATTGATGTGGTTGCTCGTTTTTTAGATCGTAAAAACATAGCGAATTATTTAATAGAAATTGGTGGTGAAATTAGAGCAAAAGGTGTAAAAAAAGAAAATCATCCTTGGGTTATTAAATTGGTAGATCCTATAAAAAAAGATAGTATAAAGGGGTTTAGAAATATCAATTTATCTAATAAATCTATGGCTACTTCGGGTAATTATAGAAAATTTAGAGTTACAAAAGATGGGCAAAAATATGTGCACACAGTAAATCCTAAAACGGGGTATGCAATAGAAAGTAATTTGTTAAGTGCTTCTGTAATAGCTAATTTAGATTGTGCAGATACAGATGCATATGCTACAGCTTTTATGGCAATGGGATTAAATAATGCAAAAGTGTTTTTAGAGAATCATAAAAATATAGATGCTATTTTATTATTTATTGATAAAAATGGAAAATTAAAAGAATATAAAACAAATGCCTATAAGTAG
- a CDS encoding OmpA/MotB family protein, whose product MKKISILLLTAITVSSCVSKKEFASLQAEHNETKTELVDTKASLQKCLIENEKESTKVFTLTEQVKTLKEDKKGALKQVENLTVLTQSSSDNIKNVISQLSEKDKYINGVRKAMSQKDSINLAIKYHLTKNLTDGIQDKDIEVNVEKTVVFISISDKLLFKSGSYNVNENAYSVLDKIAKVIKDQPEMEVMIEGHTDTTPIKRNLIQDNWDLSVLRATSITRVLQYKFGVKPARLIAAGRSQYVPLVPNDSSVNKAKNRRTKIIIMPKLNQFFDLLEQDKE is encoded by the coding sequence ATGAAAAAAATATCAATCTTATTATTAACAGCTATTACGGTTAGTTCTTGTGTTTCTAAAAAAGAATTTGCTTCTTTACAAGCAGAACATAATGAAACAAAAACAGAATTAGTAGATACAAAAGCTAGTTTACAAAAGTGTCTAATTGAAAACGAAAAAGAATCTACCAAAGTGTTTACCTTAACAGAACAGGTAAAAACATTAAAAGAGGATAAAAAAGGTGCCTTAAAACAAGTTGAAAACTTAACAGTTTTAACTCAATCGTCTTCTGATAACATTAAAAATGTTATTTCTCAATTAAGTGAAAAAGACAAATACATTAATGGTGTTAGAAAAGCAATGAGCCAAAAAGATTCAATAAATCTTGCTATTAAGTATCACTTAACTAAAAACTTAACAGACGGAATTCAAGATAAAGACATTGAAGTAAATGTTGAAAAAACGGTTGTGTTTATCTCTATTTCTGATAAATTATTATTTAAAAGCGGTAGTTATAATGTAAACGAAAATGCATACTCTGTTTTAGATAAAATTGCAAAAGTAATTAAAGATCAACCAGAAATGGAAGTGATGATTGAAGGACATACAGATACAACTCCTATCAAAAGAAATTTAATTCAGGACAACTGGGATTTATCTGTGTTAAGAGCTACTTCTATAACAAGAGTTTTACAGTATAAATTTGGCGTTAAACCAGCAAGATTAATTGCTGCAGGTAGAAGTCAATATGTACCATTAGTGCCAAATGACTCTAGTGTTAACAAAGCAAAAAACAGAAGAACAAAAATTATTATCATGCCTAAATTAAATCAATTTTTTGATTTGTTAGAGCAAGATAAAGAATAA
- a CDS encoding 3-ketoacyl-ACP reductase, which translates to MDKLKNKKAIITGGGRGLGKATALAFAKEGIDVAITGRTETVLKETVAELKDLGVNATYSVFDVSNYEEVKKGIKSIIATFGTVDILVNNAGIAAFGTLNDMEVSKWTQIIQTNVMGMYHVTKEVLPYLIAKNEGDIFNIASTAGLNGNATTSAYSASKFAVIGMSESLMKEVRKNNIRVCTLTPSTIASDMSIELGIANKDSEDSVLQPDDFAELIVTGLKLPRRAMLKGASLWSTNP; encoded by the coding sequence ATGGACAAATTAAAAAACAAAAAAGCAATTATAACTGGTGGAGGAAGAGGTCTTGGAAAAGCAACTGCACTGGCATTTGCTAAAGAAGGAATTGATGTAGCAATTACAGGTAGAACAGAAACGGTTTTAAAAGAAACGGTTGCAGAATTAAAAGACCTTGGGGTAAATGCTACTTACTCAGTTTTTGATGTTAGCAATTATGAAGAAGTAAAAAAAGGAATTAAAAGTATTATAGCAACTTTTGGTACGGTAGATATTTTAGTAAACAATGCAGGAATTGCTGCTTTTGGTACGCTTAACGATATGGAAGTTAGCAAATGGACCCAAATTATACAAACCAATGTTATGGGGATGTATCATGTAACAAAAGAAGTATTACCTTATTTAATAGCTAAAAATGAAGGTGATATTTTTAATATTGCATCTACTGCAGGATTAAACGGAAATGCAACCACATCTGCATATTCTGCCTCTAAATTTGCCGTAATTGGCATGTCGGAATCTTTAATGAAAGAAGTCCGTAAAAACAACATTAGAGTATGTACACTAACACCTAGCACTATTGCATCAGACATGTCTATAGAACTAGGTATTGCAAACAAAGATTCTGAAGACAGTGTTTTACAGCCAGATGATTTTGCAGAATTAATTGTTACAGGATTAAAATTACCAAGAAGAGCCATGCTAAAAGGTGCTTCTTTATGGTCTACAAATCCATAA
- a CDS encoding Na(+)-translocating NADH-quinone reductase subunit F, with the protein MQVLTAQELHNLAMNIVGEKLIKMGYEFQAINSQLKRHPQFVLFKKGAPTIFVLVKATNNIQNPNEYDAIWMETFKNHAKKQNAKVWFAGVGIANAESVESPVFKDQPYYVAFEDFIKVLE; encoded by the coding sequence ATGCAGGTTTTAACAGCACAAGAATTGCATAATTTAGCAATGAATATTGTTGGCGAGAAGCTTATAAAAATGGGGTATGAGTTTCAGGCTATTAATAGTCAGTTAAAAAGACATCCTCAGTTTGTGTTATTTAAAAAAGGAGCACCTACTATTTTTGTTTTGGTAAAAGCAACTAATAATATTCAGAATCCAAATGAGTATGATGCCATTTGGATGGAGACTTTTAAAAATCACGCCAAAAAACAGAACGCCAAAGTTTGGTTTGCTGGCGTAGGAATTGCCAATGCAGAAAGTGTTGAAAGTCCGGTTTTTAAAGACCAACCTTACTATGTGGCTTTTGAAGATTTTATTAAGGTGTTGGAGTAG
- a CDS encoding DEAD/DEAH box helicase, producing MTFQDLGISNQLQYAIDDLGYVNPTPIQEQAFSVVRSGKDVVGIAQTGTGKTFAYMMPILQDLKYATQKHPRVLILVPTRELVLQVVEQIGQLSKYINTRVLGVYGGANINTQKQAILQGQDIIVATPGRLYDLALSNALKLKSIQKLVIDEVDVMLDLGFRFQLMNIFDVIPERRQNVLFSATMTEDVDALIYDFFKNPEKISVAVSGTPLDNIEQVSYNIPNFFTKVNLLHHLLADKETYNKVLIFVGFKRTADLLFKHLQEVFNDEMCVIHSNKTQNYRIRSIKQFDEGKNRILLATDVMARGLDFDNVSHVINFDTPEFPENYMHRIGRTGRAERAGKTLLFSTPKEQETKASIEALMDYEIPVLDLPEEVEISKLLTEDERPKEDQGISKNRTSLEYVPGAAFHEKSEKNSKTNQGGSYRREIAAKYKKPKTRGDKNYNKHNKKKKK from the coding sequence ATGACTTTTCAAGATTTAGGAATCTCTAATCAATTACAGTATGCTATTGATGATCTGGGTTATGTGAACCCAACACCAATACAAGAACAAGCATTTTCTGTTGTAAGATCGGGGAAAGATGTTGTGGGAATTGCGCAAACAGGTACAGGAAAAACTTTTGCGTACATGATGCCTATTTTGCAAGATTTAAAATATGCTACGCAAAAACACCCAAGAGTATTAATTTTAGTGCCAACGCGTGAGTTGGTTTTACAGGTGGTAGAACAGATAGGACAATTATCTAAATATATTAATACACGTGTTTTAGGGGTGTATGGTGGTGCAAACATCAACACACAAAAACAAGCTATTTTACAAGGACAAGATATTATTGTTGCAACTCCGGGGCGTTTGTATGATTTGGCGTTGAGTAATGCTTTAAAGTTAAAATCTATTCAGAAATTGGTGATTGATGAAGTTGATGTAATGTTAGATTTAGGTTTCCGTTTTCAGTTGATGAACATCTTTGACGTGATACCAGAGAGAAGACAGAATGTATTGTTTTCTGCAACGATGACAGAAGATGTAGATGCCTTAATTTACGATTTCTTTAAAAATCCAGAAAAAATATCTGTGGCTGTAAGTGGAACGCCGCTAGATAATATTGAGCAAGTTTCTTACAACATTCCTAACTTTTTTACCAAAGTTAATTTGTTACATCATCTTTTAGCAGATAAAGAAACCTATAATAAAGTATTAATTTTTGTTGGTTTTAAGAGAACTGCAGATTTGTTATTTAAACATTTACAAGAAGTGTTTAATGATGAAATGTGTGTGATTCACTCTAATAAAACTCAGAATTATAGAATTCGTTCTATAAAACAGTTTGATGAAGGTAAAAACAGAATTTTATTAGCTACCGATGTAATGGCTCGTGGTTTAGATTTTGATAATGTTTCTCATGTTATCAATTTTGATACACCAGAGTTTCCAGAAAACTATATGCACAGAATTGGTAGAACGGGTCGTGCAGAACGAGCAGGAAAAACCTTACTTTTTTCTACACCAAAAGAGCAAGAAACAAAAGCAAGTATAGAGGCTTTAATGGATTATGAGATTCCGGTTTTAGATTTACCAGAAGAAGTTGAAATTTCTAAGTTATTAACAGAAGATGAACGTCCGAAAGAAGATCAAGGGATTTCTAAAAACAGAACTTCTTTAGAGTATGTTCCTGGAGCTGCATTTCATGAAAAGAGTGAAAAAAACAGTAAAACAAATCAGGGTGGTTCTTATAGGCGAGAAATTGCTGCAAAATATAAGAAACCTAAAACTAGAGGAGATAAAAATTACAACAAACATAACAAGAAAAAGAAAAAGTAA
- a CDS encoding TatD family hydrolase, giving the protein MITDTHTHLYSSQYNEDKAAMMQRAKDAGVSRFFIPAIDSTYTDVMLQLEKEYPNDVFLMMGLHPTSVGENYLEELAHVKEWLDKKKFYAIGEIGMDLFWDKSFIKEQQEAFRTQIQWAKERKMPINIHCRDAFDEVFEILESEKSDDLRGIFHCFTGTLDQAKQAISYNMKLGIGGVATFKNGKIDKFLNEIDLKHIVLETDAPYLAPTPYRGKRNESAYLTNVVDKLVDIYGLTFDEIAAITTQNSKDVFGV; this is encoded by the coding sequence ATGATTACAGATACACATACCCATTTATATTCTAGTCAGTATAACGAAGACAAAGCAGCTATGATGCAACGCGCTAAAGACGCTGGTGTTAGTCGTTTTTTTATTCCTGCTATAGATTCTACCTACACAGATGTTATGTTACAATTAGAAAAAGAGTATCCTAACGATGTTTTTTTAATGATGGGACTACATCCTACTTCTGTAGGCGAAAACTATTTAGAAGAGTTGGCACACGTTAAAGAATGGCTTGATAAAAAGAAATTTTACGCCATAGGCGAAATTGGCATGGACTTATTTTGGGATAAAAGTTTTATTAAAGAACAACAAGAAGCTTTTAGAACTCAAATTCAGTGGGCAAAGGAAAGAAAAATGCCCATTAACATTCATTGTAGAGATGCTTTTGATGAAGTTTTTGAAATTTTAGAATCTGAAAAAAGTGATGATTTAAGAGGGATTTTTCACTGTTTTACAGGAACTTTAGACCAAGCAAAACAAGCTATTTCTTATAACATGAAATTAGGAATTGGTGGTGTTGCTACTTTTAAAAATGGTAAGATTGATAAATTTTTAAATGAAATTGATTTAAAACACATCGTTTTAGAAACAGACGCTCCATACTTAGCTCCAACTCCTTACAGAGGTAAAAGAAATGAAAGTGCTTATTTAACGAATGTTGTTGATAAATTGGTAGATATTTACGGACTTACTTTTGATGAAATTGCCGCAATTACAACGCAGAATTCTAAAGATGTTTTTGGTGTTTAA
- a CDS encoding methylated-DNA--[protein]-cysteine S-methyltransferase, producing the protein MNLKTTYYKTPIGTAKIVGDENGIQSVSVLDDDALSEFVLSEDERLEVTNSDIPKCLQDCVTQLEEYFEGKRINFNLKLNPQGTEFQKKVWQELLNIPFNKTRTYLEQSKALGDVKAIRAVASANGKNPIWIIIPCHRVIGSDGSLTGYAGGIWRKKWLLAHENPVKQQSLF; encoded by the coding sequence TTGAACCTAAAAACCACATATTACAAAACTCCAATAGGAACCGCAAAAATTGTGGGTGATGAAAACGGAATTCAATCTGTTTCGGTTTTAGATGATGATGCCTTGTCGGAGTTTGTCTTGAGCGAAGACGAAAGACTCGAAGTGACAAATTCTGATATTCCTAAATGTTTGCAAGATTGTGTAACACAATTAGAAGAATATTTTGAAGGTAAGAGAATTAATTTCAACTTAAAGTTGAATCCTCAAGGAACAGAATTTCAGAAAAAAGTATGGCAAGAATTATTAAATATTCCATTTAATAAAACAAGAACCTATTTAGAACAAAGCAAAGCGTTAGGAGATGTAAAAGCCATAAGAGCAGTTGCCTCTGCAAATGGTAAAAACCCAATTTGGATTATCATTCCGTGTCATAGAGTTATTGGTTCTGATGGTTCTTTAACAGGTTATGCAGGCGGAATTTGGCGTAAAAAGTGGTTATTGGCACACGAAAACCCAGTAAAACAACAATCGTTGTTTTAA